A section of the Pseudovibrio sp. M1P-2-3 genome encodes:
- the tilS gene encoding tRNA lysidine(34) synthetase TilS, translated as MSKLVRGVTSFEPHCPLSDIELVKLFSAFSTMRRLALGVSGGGDSLCLMWALHRWTQLVENAPKLFVFTVDHGLRAEAVKEAEGVAALCADWDLYHETLHWIGKKSPSNLQAQARAARFQLLLSRAHELNCDALALAHHLDDQAETFLTRLSRGSGVYGLAAIRSRRLDTIIPVERPLLTTPKSRLIASLREHGIEWFDDPSNENEAFTRIKARKLLPELTKVGLTAERIAETARSMERAANALDEWVERAFKSQGKVHPLGVVRLNLCVFEDLPCEVVLRLLARSIRFVSGAEYTARLSSLEGSYQSILEGRKSTTVSDTVLFQHGSSLYLFREFGRKGIAPIELNGSETGIWDNRFEYKTKNDAEGAVLRPLGEGGFKHFSFEPPENWPKAVFLTAPLIVFPDGGSYMPTMRKTEPADEEGGNHHETAVQLRLLRDKL; from the coding sequence TTGAGCAAGCTAGTGCGCGGTGTAACTAGTTTTGAGCCCCATTGTCCGCTATCAGACATTGAACTGGTAAAGCTCTTTTCCGCCTTTTCTACAATGCGCAGGTTGGCTCTAGGTGTTTCTGGTGGAGGGGATTCTTTGTGCCTCATGTGGGCTCTACACCGTTGGACACAACTTGTAGAGAACGCTCCCAAGCTGTTTGTGTTCACTGTTGATCATGGTTTAAGGGCGGAAGCAGTAAAAGAAGCCGAAGGTGTTGCAGCGCTATGCGCCGATTGGGATCTCTATCACGAGACACTTCATTGGATAGGTAAGAAAAGTCCCTCCAACTTGCAAGCACAAGCCAGAGCAGCCCGGTTCCAACTCCTCCTTTCCAGAGCGCATGAACTCAATTGTGACGCATTAGCTCTGGCTCATCATCTGGACGATCAGGCTGAAACCTTTCTCACGCGTCTATCCAGAGGCAGCGGGGTCTATGGCCTTGCTGCCATACGCAGTCGGCGCTTAGATACGATAATTCCCGTTGAAAGGCCTTTGCTTACCACCCCAAAATCCCGGCTTATTGCCAGCTTGAGAGAACATGGAATCGAGTGGTTTGACGACCCTAGTAATGAAAATGAAGCATTTACACGCATTAAGGCTCGCAAGCTTCTGCCTGAGCTCACAAAGGTTGGACTAACTGCGGAACGGATTGCAGAAACGGCCCGTTCGATGGAAAGAGCAGCAAATGCTTTGGATGAGTGGGTTGAACGGGCATTTAAAAGTCAGGGAAAGGTTCACCCCTTAGGGGTGGTCCGGCTAAATCTATGTGTTTTCGAGGACTTGCCTTGTGAGGTGGTATTGAGGCTTCTGGCCCGCTCCATCAGGTTTGTAAGTGGGGCAGAATACACGGCGCGTTTAAGTAGCTTGGAAGGCAGTTATCAATCAATTTTAGAAGGCAGGAAGTCTACAACGGTCTCAGATACTGTCCTTTTTCAGCATGGAAGCTCCCTTTATTTATTTCGAGAATTCGGTCGCAAAGGTATTGCCCCGATTGAGTTGAACGGAAGTGAGACTGGCATTTGGGACAATCGTTTCGAATATAAAACTAAGAATGATGCGGAGGGCGCGGTTCTTAGGCCTTTAGGGGAGGGGGGCTTTAAGCACTTTAGTTTTGAGCCTCCTGAAAATTGGCCAAAAGCAGTTTTTCTTACAGCGCCTCTTATTGTTTTTCCAGATGGGGGGTCCTACATGCCAACAATGAGAAAAACTGAACCGGCCGACGAGGAGGGAGGCAATCATCATGAAACTGCGGTGCAGCTTCGATTGCTTCGGGATAAACTATAA
- the ftsH gene encoding ATP-dependent zinc metalloprotease FtsH codes for MNANFRNFALWVIIGLLLIALFQLFQNPTSRTISNEIPFSQFLNQAEQGDVSQVTIQQQDISGKYSSGGSFQTYAPDNAQYIELLRSKGVLINAEPPSENFSLIGALISWFPMLLILGIWIFVMRQMQGSGGKAMGFGKSKAKLLSETQGKVTFEDVAGIDEAKEDLQEIVEFLRDPQKFQRLGGRIPRGVLLVGPPGTGKTLTARAVAGEANVPFFTISGSDFVEMFVGVGASRVRDMFEQAKKNSPCIIFIDEIDAVGRHRGAGLGGGNDEREQTLNQLLVEMDGFEANEGVIIIAATNRPDVLDPALLRPGRFDRQIVVPNPDVTGREKILKVHMRKVPLAPDVDVRTLARGTPGFSGADLMNLVNEAALLAARRSKRLVTMGEFEDAKDKVMMGAERRTLVMTEEEKKLTAYHEAGHALVALHMPASDPIHKATIIPRGRALGMVMRLPEKDQVSLTRAKCKADLAVAMGGRVAEEMIFGYEKVTSGASGDIQMATKLARAMATQYGMSDELGPLLYGENQEEVFLGHSVAKNQNVSDETQRTVDAEVKTFVNQGYETAVSVLKEHEDQLHTIAQGLLEYETLSGDEISKLLEGEPPVRDTGDDLPPSRGSGIPTAGAKRGGETDGSMTPQPQG; via the coding sequence ATGAACGCAAATTTCCGGAACTTCGCCCTCTGGGTGATCATTGGCCTATTGCTGATAGCGCTGTTCCAACTCTTCCAGAATCCGACTTCAAGAACGATTAGTAACGAGATTCCGTTTTCTCAGTTTCTGAATCAAGCTGAGCAGGGTGATGTTAGTCAAGTGACAATTCAGCAGCAGGATATTTCAGGGAAATATTCTAGTGGCGGATCGTTCCAAACCTACGCTCCTGATAATGCTCAATATATTGAGTTGCTACGCTCAAAGGGCGTTCTTATCAATGCAGAGCCTCCCTCTGAGAACTTTTCATTGATTGGTGCTTTGATCTCTTGGTTCCCGATGCTACTCATTTTGGGTATCTGGATATTTGTCATGCGACAGATGCAGGGGTCTGGCGGTAAGGCTATGGGCTTTGGTAAGTCCAAAGCAAAGCTTTTGAGCGAGACGCAAGGCAAAGTCACATTTGAAGATGTGGCAGGCATTGATGAGGCGAAGGAAGATCTTCAGGAAATCGTGGAGTTTCTGCGAGACCCACAAAAATTCCAGCGTTTAGGTGGTCGTATTCCACGTGGCGTTCTGTTGGTTGGTCCTCCAGGTACGGGTAAAACCTTGACGGCTCGTGCGGTTGCTGGAGAAGCCAATGTTCCGTTTTTTACAATTTCAGGCTCTGATTTTGTTGAAATGTTCGTGGGTGTTGGTGCTTCACGTGTCCGTGACATGTTTGAGCAAGCTAAGAAGAACTCACCTTGTATCATCTTTATCGATGAAATTGATGCCGTCGGACGTCACAGAGGTGCGGGCCTTGGTGGTGGTAATGACGAGCGTGAGCAGACTTTGAACCAGCTGCTGGTTGAAATGGACGGGTTTGAGGCAAACGAAGGCGTGATTATTATCGCCGCGACCAACCGTCCTGATGTGCTTGATCCTGCACTACTCCGTCCTGGACGCTTTGACCGTCAGATTGTTGTTCCAAACCCAGATGTAACTGGCCGCGAGAAGATCTTGAAGGTGCATATGCGTAAAGTGCCTCTTGCCCCGGATGTAGACGTTCGCACTCTGGCCCGTGGTACACCCGGATTTTCTGGGGCCGATTTGATGAACCTTGTGAACGAGGCGGCTCTTCTTGCAGCTCGTCGCTCCAAACGCTTGGTCACAATGGGTGAGTTTGAGGACGCCAAAGACAAGGTGATGATGGGTGCTGAACGGCGTACTCTGGTTATGACTGAAGAGGAAAAGAAGCTGACAGCCTATCATGAAGCTGGTCATGCTTTAGTCGCTCTTCATATGCCAGCTTCCGACCCTATCCACAAAGCCACGATTATCCCACGCGGCCGTGCGTTGGGTATGGTCATGCGGTTGCCGGAGAAAGACCAAGTCTCTTTGACAAGAGCAAAATGTAAGGCAGATCTGGCCGTGGCAATGGGCGGGCGTGTAGCTGAGGAAATGATTTTTGGCTACGAGAAGGTGACTTCTGGTGCATCCGGAGATATCCAGATGGCAACTAAGCTCGCTCGTGCAATGGCGACACAATACGGTATGTCCGACGAGCTGGGCCCACTCCTATATGGTGAAAATCAGGAGGAAGTCTTCCTTGGCCATTCGGTCGCTAAAAACCAGAATGTGTCCGACGAAACCCAACGAACAGTGGATGCGGAAGTCAAGACTTTCGTCAATCAAGGATATGAGACTGCGGTTTCCGTTCTCAAAGAACACGAAGACCAGCTTCACACCATTGCACAAGGTCTTCTGGAGTATGAAACCTTGTCGGGTGATGAGATCAGTAAGCTCCTTGAAGGGGAACCACCAGTTCGAGATACCGGTGATGATCTGCCTCCAAGCCGTGGTTCCGGCATTCCGACCGCCGGGGCCAAACGAGGTGGTGAAACCGATGGCTCAATGACACCGCAACCCCAAGGGTAA
- the ybgF gene encoding tol-pal system protein YbgF — MALMSGAASAQLFGSEKQTASNNAVRISQLEEQIRILTGQLEELSFQVRSLEDTLRRSQEDTEYRLQQLEGTGAGKKQSSASKPPTSSQRTSRQQQVASANRSQQASGAGPLDLSAQRPQAKSSGASSTIASTAPVAHFNGNIQSSLVGEPVADYNMIYEVLESGNYPVAQEGFDTFLGMYPDHKLSQNAQFWYGESLYGQRQYRSAADAFLKSYTDYPRGEFAAESLLKLGISLKGLGESGAACATFSELLTKFPNAPKDLLKDVKIEQASARCN, encoded by the coding sequence ATGGCCCTAATGTCAGGCGCTGCCTCAGCGCAATTGTTTGGCAGTGAGAAGCAGACAGCCTCCAATAACGCTGTACGGATCAGTCAGTTAGAGGAGCAAATTCGCATTTTGACAGGTCAGCTGGAAGAGCTCAGCTTTCAAGTTAGATCCTTGGAAGATACTCTACGCCGGTCTCAAGAAGATACTGAATATCGTTTGCAGCAACTGGAAGGAACTGGAGCTGGGAAAAAACAGAGCAGTGCATCCAAGCCGCCGACTTCCAGTCAAAGAACCTCGCGCCAGCAACAAGTGGCGAGTGCCAATCGCTCACAGCAGGCTAGTGGCGCTGGACCATTGGATCTTTCTGCTCAGCGCCCTCAAGCAAAGAGCAGCGGAGCCTCATCTACTATCGCTTCAACAGCTCCGGTTGCTCATTTTAACGGTAATATCCAAAGTTCGTTGGTAGGCGAGCCAGTAGCCGACTATAACATGATCTATGAGGTTCTGGAGAGCGGAAATTATCCGGTTGCGCAGGAGGGTTTTGATACTTTCCTAGGCATGTATCCAGATCATAAGCTCTCGCAAAATGCACAGTTTTGGTATGGGGAAAGCCTTTATGGTCAGCGTCAATACCGCTCTGCCGCAGATGCATTCCTGAAAAGTTATACGGACTATCCTCGTGGCGAGTTCGCTGCGGAGAGTTTACTTAAGCTTGGTATCTCATTGAAAGGTCTAGGTGAAAGTGGGGCCGCATGTGCCACGTTCTCAGAGCTCCTTACAAAATTCCCGAATGCCCCAAAAGATCTCTTGAAAGATGTGAAAATTGAGCAAGCTAGTGCGCGGTGTAACTAG